One window from the genome of Corallococcus exiguus encodes:
- a CDS encoding chemotaxis protein CheA, whose translation MTPGGKALSEFVAEATEILDALGRDLLALDEARGLEADPEHINGIFRAAHSLKGLSGLFGQERITQLAHAAEDLLDRLRLGRLTLDDQVLDTLVDALDTFQALLGEASRSEEGPELSQRTRDMEDRMARLGSPPPAVEEDPLERLELDATVRAVFTEYEEHRLRENVRRGVALWRVRAAFDLTDFDQGLADLNARLKPLGEVISTLPSSRPGGSTGIAFDLIFGAKVGAQALEDGLRGTPAELAPLSVRPPESGSTGPAFDMPRPRDAATVREDVEVLPPEDEDAEGPVETRGLATVSAHPGASPPRMRAVTPPATVVGLQAAASAPLTAGRPKAEETSLRSLTQTVRVDIGRLDGLINMVGELLLIKANLQRLAETSRQDGTVALSKLFGQELSRETRQLERKLEALQEGLLEARMVPVGQVFDKLARLVRKIAREAGKEIDFVSSGGEVELDKLIVEELSDPLMHLIRNAIDHGAEGPESRLSAGKSRRATVRLRAEQKGNHVVISVSDDGSGIDEVRVREVALSRGLVTPSQVSEMTRRELLNLIFLPGFSTRSSVSSLSGRGVGLDVVKNNLGNLSGIIDVWSERGKGTAFHLTLPVTLAIVRALVVGVSGRTYAVPLNSVLEILSVQPRDIRTVERREVLDLRGQTLPFLRLGRLFHLPEREVSRHFVVVVGLAQQRLGIAVDELFGQQDIVTKPLGGRLSRVKGISGATDLGNRRTVLVLDVAELLEEGIAQERRRA comes from the coding sequence GTGACGCCTGGGGGCAAGGCGCTCTCGGAGTTCGTCGCCGAGGCCACCGAAATCCTGGATGCGCTGGGGCGCGACCTGCTGGCCCTGGACGAGGCGCGGGGCCTGGAGGCGGACCCCGAGCACATCAACGGCATCTTCCGCGCGGCGCACTCGCTCAAGGGCCTGTCGGGCCTCTTCGGCCAGGAGCGCATCACCCAGCTGGCGCACGCGGCGGAGGACCTGCTGGACCGGCTTCGGCTGGGCCGGCTGACGCTGGATGACCAGGTCCTGGACACGCTGGTGGACGCGCTGGACACGTTCCAGGCGCTGCTCGGGGAGGCGTCCCGGAGCGAGGAGGGCCCCGAGCTCTCCCAGCGCACCCGCGACATGGAGGACCGCATGGCGCGGCTGGGGTCGCCCCCGCCCGCCGTGGAAGAGGATCCGCTGGAGCGGCTGGAGCTGGACGCGACGGTGCGCGCCGTCTTCACCGAGTACGAGGAGCACCGGCTGCGCGAGAACGTGCGGCGCGGGGTGGCGCTGTGGCGGGTGCGCGCGGCGTTCGACCTCACGGACTTCGACCAGGGACTCGCGGACCTGAACGCGCGCCTCAAGCCCCTGGGCGAGGTCATCAGCACGCTGCCCTCGTCGCGGCCGGGCGGCTCCACCGGCATCGCGTTCGATCTCATCTTCGGCGCGAAGGTGGGCGCGCAAGCGCTGGAGGACGGCCTCCGGGGCACGCCCGCGGAGCTGGCGCCGCTGTCCGTCCGGCCGCCGGAATCGGGCTCGACGGGGCCCGCGTTCGACATGCCTCGGCCACGCGATGCCGCGACCGTGCGCGAGGACGTCGAGGTGCTGCCTCCGGAGGACGAGGACGCGGAGGGGCCGGTGGAGACCCGAGGCCTCGCGACCGTGTCCGCGCACCCGGGAGCAAGCCCTCCGCGCATGCGGGCGGTGACGCCTCCGGCCACGGTGGTGGGGCTCCAGGCCGCCGCGTCCGCGCCCCTCACCGCGGGCCGTCCCAAGGCGGAAGAGACGTCCCTGCGCTCGCTCACGCAGACGGTGCGCGTGGACATCGGGCGGTTGGACGGGCTCATCAACATGGTGGGCGAGCTGCTGCTCATCAAGGCCAACCTCCAGCGGCTGGCGGAGACGTCCCGTCAGGACGGCACCGTCGCGCTGTCCAAGCTCTTCGGCCAGGAGCTGTCGCGAGAGACGCGGCAGCTGGAGCGCAAGCTGGAGGCGCTCCAGGAGGGGCTGCTCGAAGCGCGCATGGTCCCGGTGGGCCAGGTCTTCGACAAGCTGGCGCGGCTGGTGCGCAAGATTGCCCGCGAGGCCGGCAAGGAGATCGACTTCGTCAGCTCCGGCGGCGAGGTGGAGCTCGACAAGCTCATCGTGGAGGAGCTCAGCGACCCGCTGATGCACCTCATCCGCAACGCCATCGACCATGGCGCGGAGGGCCCGGAGTCGCGGCTGTCCGCGGGCAAGTCCCGGCGCGCGACGGTTCGGCTGCGCGCGGAGCAGAAGGGCAACCACGTCGTCATCAGCGTGTCCGACGACGGCTCGGGCATCGACGAGGTGCGCGTGCGCGAGGTGGCGCTGTCGCGCGGGCTCGTCACCCCGTCGCAGGTCAGTGAGATGACGCGGCGCGAGCTGCTCAACCTCATCTTCCTGCCGGGCTTCTCCACCCGCTCCAGCGTCAGCTCGCTCTCCGGAAGAGGCGTGGGCCTGGACGTGGTGAAGAACAACCTGGGCAACCTCTCCGGCATCATCGACGTGTGGAGCGAGCGCGGGAAGGGCACGGCCTTCCACCTGACGCTGCCGGTGACGCTGGCCATCGTGCGCGCGCTGGTGGTGGGCGTCAGCGGCCGCACCTACGCGGTGCCGCTCAACAGCGTGCTGGAAATCCTCTCCGTGCAGCCGCGCGACATCCGCACCGTGGAGCGGCGCGAGGTGCTGGACCTTCGTGGCCAGACGCTGCCCTTCCTGCGGCTGGGGCGCCTGTTCCACCTGCCGGAGCGCGAGGTGAGCCGCCACTTCGTCGTCGTGGTGGGCCTGGCGCAGCAGCGGCTGGGCATTGCGGTGGACGAGCTCTTCGGACAGCAGGACATCGTCACCAAGCCCCTGGGCGGCCGGCTGAGCCGCGTGAAGGGCATCTCCGGCGCCACCGACCTGGGCAACCGCCGCACCGTCCTGGTGCTGGATGTCGCGGAACTCCTGGAAGAGGGCATCGCGCAGGAGCGGCGCCGCGCTTGA
- the nusB gene encoding transcription antitermination factor NusB: protein MGARRTARERALQALYKLEMTQGATTREALDAAWAASSEDGTPEPDAVKFAKEIVEGVEAHREEIDGLIERHSHNWRLDRMSRIDRNVLRLGIFELKYRPDIPRKVTINEAVELGKNFGNEESSAFVNGLLDRVAVALGKP from the coding sequence ATGGGCGCGCGCAGAACGGCACGAGAGCGGGCGCTGCAGGCGCTCTACAAGTTGGAGATGACCCAGGGCGCCACCACGCGGGAGGCCCTGGACGCGGCGTGGGCCGCCTCCTCGGAGGACGGTACGCCGGAGCCGGACGCGGTGAAGTTCGCCAAGGAGATCGTGGAGGGCGTGGAGGCCCACCGCGAGGAGATTGACGGGCTCATCGAGCGCCACAGCCACAACTGGCGCCTGGACCGCATGTCCCGCATCGACCGGAACGTGCTGCGGCTGGGCATCTTCGAGCTGAAGTACCGCCCGGACATCCCCCGCAAGGTGACCATCAACGAGGCGGTGGAGCTGGGGAAGAACTTCGGCAACGAGGAGTCGAGCGCCTTCGTCAACGGCCTCTTGGACCGCGTCGCGGTGGCGCTCGGGAAGCCGTGA
- a CDS encoding response regulator translates to MKFKVLIVEDSKVSREHIAATVEAVDGVEAVTTASGFEALKLLPRQRFDLIITDINMPDINGLELINFVKKNPNYRDVPLIIVTTEGREQDRSRGMALGAAGYLVKPFQPADLEALLRRFLKPL, encoded by the coding sequence ATGAAGTTCAAGGTGTTGATCGTCGAGGACTCCAAGGTGTCGCGCGAGCACATCGCCGCGACCGTGGAGGCCGTGGACGGCGTCGAGGCCGTCACCACCGCCAGCGGCTTCGAGGCGCTGAAGCTGCTGCCGCGTCAGCGCTTCGACCTGATCATCACCGACATCAACATGCCCGACATCAACGGGCTGGAACTCATCAACTTCGTCAAGAAGAACCCCAACTACCGGGACGTGCCGCTCATCATCGTCACCACCGAGGGGCGTGAGCAGGACCGTTCGCGGGGCATGGCGCTGGGCGCCGCTGGCTACCTGGTGAAGCCGTTCCAGCCGGCGGACCTGGAGGCGCTCCTGCGGCGCTTCCTGAAGCCGCTGTGA
- a CDS encoding M17 family peptidase N-terminal domain-containing protein gives MSQTQTLDVGLEGLDALNGVDALCLFVAEDDRPLPSSAGYVDWRLCGALSRVLQGGFFTGVKDDWLLLPSDGKLTVPRIFVVGLGSRKRLDAASLGEALAGAAKVLSRAKVESVALEVPQGSSLSDSARAEAYQRQFLPAFKGGRVSLLADKGLVGSLSSRKG, from the coding sequence GTGAGCCAGACGCAGACCCTGGACGTGGGCCTGGAGGGCCTGGACGCACTGAACGGGGTGGACGCCCTCTGCCTCTTCGTGGCCGAGGACGACCGCCCCCTGCCGTCCTCCGCCGGCTACGTGGACTGGCGGCTGTGCGGCGCCCTGTCGCGCGTGCTCCAGGGTGGGTTCTTCACCGGCGTGAAGGACGACTGGCTCCTGTTGCCGTCGGACGGGAAGCTGACCGTGCCGCGCATCTTCGTGGTGGGGCTGGGCTCCCGGAAGCGTCTGGACGCGGCCTCACTGGGTGAGGCGCTGGCGGGCGCGGCGAAGGTCTTGAGCCGCGCGAAGGTGGAGTCCGTGGCCTTGGAGGTGCCTCAGGGGTCTTCCCTGAGCGACTCCGCTCGGGCGGAGGCGTACCAGCGGCAGTTCCTGCCCGCGTTCAAGGGGGGACGGGTGTCCCTCCTCGCGGACAAGGGCCTTGTCGGGTCGCTGTCATCCCGGAAGGGTTGA